The genomic interval CATGCTGCGCGCTTACTTCGACAATGCCAGCGGACTGCGTGAGGGCGCGCCGGTGCGGCTCGAGGGTGTGGACATCGGCAACGTGACCGGCATCCGCGTGGTCAGCGACGCGGCCCATCAGCTGGCGCCGGTGGAAGTGCTGATGAAGGTGAACACGCGTTACATCAAGAACCTGCACAAGGACTCGCTGGTCACCATGGCGACCGCGGGCGTGCTGGGCGAGACGTTCGTGGACATCAACTCGCGGACCGCGAAAGGCCCCGAGGTCGCCGACGGCGACGTGTTGCAATCGGAGCAGAAGCCCGACATCCAGGACATGGTGAAGGCCGGCCAGACGACGCTGCAGAACATGCAGGCCCTGTTGCAGCGCGTCGATCGCATCGTGGCTTACGTGGAGAGCGGACAGGGCTCGGCGGGCAAGTTCCTGAAAGATCCCGCGCTCTTCGACCGCATGAACCTCACGCTCGCCGAGATACAGAAGATGGTGAACGACATCAGCTCGGGCAAAGGCTCGATCGGCAAGCTGCTACGCAACGACGAGATGTACAACCGGCTGAATGCGTCGCTCACCAAGGTCGACAAGATCATCGACGACATCAACCAAGGCAAGGGTTCGGCCGGTAAGTTCCTGAAAGACGAGGAACTCTACCGGAACTTGAACGAGACGACCGCCAAGGCCAACCGGCTGATGGATGACGTGAACGCGGGCAAGGGCACCATCGGATTGCTGGCCAAAGACCAGGCCTTCGCCAACCGCGTGAACAACACCATGGCCAAGGTGAACGACATGATCAACCGCATGGAAGCGGGTGAAGGCTCGGCGGGCAAGCTGTTGCGCGATCCCTCGCTCTACACCAACGCCGACCAGATGCTGGTGGAGACGCGGAACCTGGTGAAGGCGATCCGCGAGAATCCGAAGAAGTACCTGACCATCCACTTCCGGGTGTTCTAGGGGCGGCTAGCTTTCGCGATCCGCGCGAAATGCCTTGTGCCATTCCGGCCCTTCGGCCGTCTGTATATACTTGTGGGTTCCATACGACCCTGTCCTTCTCCTAAGGAGACCTATGCGATACCTGCGGATCGTCCTTCTCGTCCTGGCGTGCGCCATGCTGGCCGCGGCGCAGACGCAAACCACCATGCCGCCATCGTCGCCCACGGCCGCGCCGCAGCGGATGAAGAGCTTTGACGTGGACGCGCTGGACAAGAGCGCGCAGCCTTGCCAGGACTTCTACCAGTTCGCGTGCGGCGGCTTCATCGCGAAGAATCCCATTCCGCCCGACCAGACGCGCTGGGGACGCTTCGAGATGCTGCGCGAGTACAACCGCGGGGTGTCGCGGCAGATCCTGGAAAAAGCGGCGGCCAAGAAGAAATACACCGACCCGAACGAGCAGAAGATCGGCGACTACTACGCGAGCTGCATGGATGACTCCGCGACCAACGCCAAAGGCCTGACCCCGGCGCAGCCGTACCTGAAACAGATCGACGCAATGAAGACCAACGCCGACCTGGCGCCGGTGGTAGCCACGCTGCACCGGCAAGGCATCGGCGGAATGTTCCGCTGGGGTCCCGCGCCCATGCTGCACAACGCGGCGATGACGGCGAGCTGGGCCGATCAGGGCGGCATGGCGCTCGGCAACAAGGATTTCTATACCAAGACGGACGAGAAGTCGGTGAAGATCCGCGAGCAGTACGTGGC from Acidobacteriota bacterium carries:
- a CDS encoding MlaD family protein; the encoded protein is MPSQQQLRWSQLRVGVTVIVSLVILGILVFLMNSTGGIFTKKIMLRAYFDNASGLREGAPVRLEGVDIGNVTGIRVVSDAAHQLAPVEVLMKVNTRYIKNLHKDSLVTMATAGVLGETFVDINSRTAKGPEVADGDVLQSEQKPDIQDMVKAGQTTLQNMQALLQRVDRIVAYVESGQGSAGKFLKDPALFDRMNLTLAEIQKMVNDISSGKGSIGKLLRNDEMYNRLNASLTKVDKIIDDINQGKGSAGKFLKDEELYRNLNETTAKANRLMDDVNAGKGTIGLLAKDQAFANRVNNTMAKVNDMINRMEAGEGSAGKLLRDPSLYTNADQMLVETRNLVKAIRENPKKYLTIHFRVF